The genomic DNA GCTCTACAGCGACGGCATCATCGAACGATTGAACGAAAAGGGAGAGATGTTCGGTATCGAGCGGTTGAAAGCATCTCTTGTCCGTCACCAACACCTCGAGAGTCAGGCGATTCTGGAACTGATATTCGAAACCGTCATCGAATTCGGCCACGGCGCGCCCTGGGAGGATGACGCCACGCTGGTGGTGATCAAAAAGACGGCTCAATCTACTCACGAAAAAACGTCTCCGGATCAGGCATCCGCAAATTCGCCGGCGCCTTCTCCGGCTTAAAGGTAAAGAAAACGGCATGACCTTGGGTGCATTTTTCCCCTGTGCTGTTGTAAATCTCCGCTTCGACTATGGCGAGATTGCGTTTGACTTCCTGAACACGGCTGCGAACCGTCACTCGGCTCTCCAGAGTCGAAATCGACTTGATAAATTTCATCTCCAGTCGCGAGGTCACGCCGGGTTTTTTACAGGTGATCAACACCGCCCAGCTGGACACTTCATCGATCAACGCGGTCAAAACGCCGCCGTGCACGATATCACCCCATCCCTGAAACGATACGCGCGGCTGCCAAAAGGCGATCACATCCTGCTCGTCCTGCCAGAACTCGAGATGCAGACCATGGGGATTATCCGGGCAGCAGCCGAAACAGAAATAGCCCGGCTCGCCCGA from bacterium includes the following:
- a CDS encoding PaaI family thioesterase, whose translation is MRKLHNPFSGEPGYFCFGCCPDNPHGLHLEFWQDEQDVIAFWQPRVSFQGWGDIVHGGVLTALIDEVSSWAVLITCKKPGVTSRLEMKFIKSISTLESRVTVRSRVQEVKRNLAIVEAEIYNSTGEKCTQGHAVFFTFKPEKAPANLRMPDPETFFRE